The following proteins are encoded in a genomic region of Synechococcus sp. CBW1002:
- a CDS encoding ATP-dependent RecD-like DNA helicase translates to MPLECDLLVVDETSMVDVPLMAALLDALPAEAALLLLGDVDQLPSVGPGQVLADLINSGALPVAWLTEVFRQAASSRIITTAHAINAGTIPDLRPPAAEATTDFYFLPADTPEQTVALILKVVGERITSRFGLDPIAQVQVLCPMARGGCGSRSLNIELQQLLNPDPPEQVDRFGWRFAPADKVMQVANDYEKEVFNGDVGTVETIDADVSELTVRFDGREVTYSWGELDNLVPAYACTIHKSQGSEYPAVVIPLLTQHYAMLQRDLVYTGITRGKQLVVLVGQKKALAMAIKNHLGRRRYTNLAEWLS, encoded by the coding sequence TTGCCGCTGGAGTGCGACCTGCTGGTGGTGGATGAAACCTCCATGGTGGATGTGCCGTTGATGGCCGCCCTGCTGGACGCCCTCCCAGCCGAGGCGGCCCTGCTGCTGCTGGGCGATGTGGACCAGCTGCCCTCGGTGGGGCCCGGCCAGGTGCTCGCCGATCTGATCAACAGCGGCGCGCTGCCGGTGGCCTGGTTGACGGAAGTGTTCCGCCAGGCGGCCTCCAGCCGCATCATCACCACCGCCCACGCCATCAACGCCGGCACCATCCCCGATCTGCGGCCCCCGGCTGCTGAGGCCACCACCGACTTCTATTTCCTGCCTGCCGACACCCCCGAGCAGACGGTGGCCCTCATCCTCAAGGTGGTGGGCGAGCGCATCACGTCCCGCTTTGGCCTCGATCCCATCGCCCAGGTGCAAGTGCTCTGCCCGATGGCGCGTGGGGGCTGCGGGTCAAGGTCGCTCAACATCGAGCTGCAGCAGCTGCTCAACCCCGATCCACCTGAGCAGGTGGATCGTTTCGGGTGGCGCTTTGCCCCGGCCGACAAGGTGATGCAGGTGGCCAACGACTACGAGAAGGAGGTGTTCAACGGCGATGTGGGCACGGTGGAAACGATCGACGCCGATGTCAGCGAGCTGACGGTGCGATTTGACGGCCGCGAGGTGACCTACAGCTGGGGGGAACTCGACAACCTGGTGCCCGCCTATGCCTGCACGATCCACAAGAGCCAGGGCAGTGAATACCCCGCCGTGGTGATCCCCCTGCTCACCCAGCACTACGCGATGCTGCAGCGCGACCTGGTGTACACCGGCATCACCCGCGGGAAGCAGCTGGTGGTGCTGGTGGGCCAGAAGAAGGCGTTGGCGATGGCCATCAAGAATCACCTGGGGCGCAGGCGCTACACCAATCTGGCGGAGTGGCTCAGCTGA
- a CDS encoding IS66 family transposase, producing the protein MTTPPAGISEADWAATPVGVKAGFLELVSQCQRQQQEIEQLRIQLTALATELAHLRERIGRSSRNSSKPPSSDGQGFRPPERRKGSGRKRGGQPGHPGSGPELLPIERVDEVVEHHPQACRRCGTLLQGQDPEPLRHQVIEIPPITPLVIEHRLHRLVCPCCTTSTCASLPAEVEVSHYGPRLSALVGLLGSAFPLSFSKTQALLDQLLGVQISRGAMATIRQRLSAALEQPMQEALAFARQQSVVYVDETGAPTGNADGGNPDGRRGWEWVMVTAMGVTVFLQSLSRSAAAAIDLLGNAFGGIVVSDRFSAYNHLPLEQRQLCWAHVIRDLTAIADRQGASGEIGAELLGLQQQLFAQWHRYKDGTIDWSTLQQGCRPIRQAFVGTLQRVVELGCQRGERTPWAKTVRTCHQLLQVSDGLWTFLEIEGIEPTNNAAERALRHSVIQRKISHGVQSRQGAICRSRLLTVTTSLRQQGRDIWQFLEQALIAHHRGGEMPSMLPNP; encoded by the coding sequence ATGACCACCCCACCGGCCGGGATTTCAGAAGCCGATTGGGCCGCCACCCCGGTGGGAGTGAAGGCTGGATTTCTTGAGCTGGTCAGTCAGTGCCAGAGGCAGCAACAGGAGATCGAGCAGCTCCGCATCCAGCTCACCGCCCTGGCGACCGAACTGGCCCATCTGCGCGAGCGGATCGGCCGCAGCTCCCGCAATTCTTCCAAGCCTCCCTCCAGTGATGGCCAGGGGTTTAGGCCGCCCGAACGACGCAAGGGCAGTGGCCGCAAGCGCGGCGGCCAGCCGGGCCATCCCGGATCTGGGCCGGAGCTGCTGCCGATCGAGCGGGTGGATGAGGTGGTCGAGCACCACCCCCAGGCCTGCCGCCGCTGCGGCACGTTGCTACAGGGTCAGGATCCCGAGCCCTTGAGGCACCAGGTGATCGAGATTCCACCGATCACGCCTCTGGTGATCGAGCACCGGCTGCACCGCCTGGTCTGCCCCTGCTGTACCACCAGCACCTGTGCCTCGTTACCGGCGGAGGTGGAAGTAAGCCATTACGGTCCCCGGCTCAGTGCTCTGGTGGGTCTGCTGGGTAGTGCCTTCCCGTTGAGTTTCAGCAAGACCCAGGCGCTGCTGGATCAGCTGCTGGGGGTACAGATCAGCCGGGGAGCGATGGCCACTATCCGCCAGCGCTTGAGTGCAGCACTGGAGCAGCCCATGCAGGAGGCCCTTGCGTTTGCCCGTCAGCAGTCGGTGGTCTATGTCGATGAAACCGGTGCCCCCACCGGTAATGCCGATGGGGGCAACCCCGATGGCCGGCGCGGCTGGGAGTGGGTCATGGTGACCGCCATGGGGGTGACAGTGTTCTTGCAGAGCCTGAGCCGCTCGGCTGCCGCCGCGATCGACCTGCTCGGGAATGCCTTTGGCGGAATTGTGGTGAGCGATCGCTTCTCCGCCTACAACCATCTCCCGCTGGAGCAGCGCCAGCTGTGCTGGGCGCACGTGATCCGCGATCTCACCGCCATCGCTGACCGTCAGGGCGCCAGCGGTGAGATTGGAGCGGAGCTGCTGGGCCTGCAGCAGCAGCTGTTTGCCCAGTGGCACCGCTACAAAGACGGAACGATCGACTGGTCCACGTTGCAGCAGGGCTGTCGGCCGATCCGCCAGGCGTTTGTGGGCACGCTGCAGCGGGTTGTGGAGCTGGGCTGCCAGCGCGGCGAGCGAACGCCGTGGGCCAAGACGGTGCGTACCTGCCATCAGTTGCTGCAAGTGAGCGATGGCCTCTGGACCTTCCTGGAGATTGAAGGGATCGAGCCCACCAACAACGCAGCCGAGCGTGCCCTGCGCCATTCGGTGATTCAGCGCAAGATCAGCCATGGCGTCCAATCCCGCCAGGGTGCAATCTGCCGCAGCAGGTTGCTCACGGTCACCACCAGCCTGCGGCAACAGGGCCGTGATATCTGGCAGTTCCTGGAGCAGGCCTTGATCGCCCATCATCGCGGCGGTGAGATGCCATCAATGTTGCCGAATCCCTGA
- a CDS encoding cupin domain-containing protein — MRICTTDPTTAGWTKTALVCLAACITTGWSLPARADARAVVPENERRGLEHVLPGAPKETRGVRSVRLLGSTDLEQDFPAMKGYVLRAREITVAPGGQIGVHRHERRPGVAVMLEGEMTERRAPAAQPKPLAPGEVAFEAAGVVHWWRNETDAPAKAIVIDIVPKDLP; from the coding sequence ATGCGTATCTGCACCACAGATCCCACGACCGCAGGCTGGACAAAGACCGCCCTTGTCTGCCTGGCTGCGTGCATCACAACCGGCTGGTCTCTGCCTGCCAGGGCTGACGCCAGGGCGGTCGTTCCCGAGAACGAGCGGCGGGGGCTGGAGCACGTCCTGCCCGGTGCCCCGAAGGAAACGCGTGGGGTTCGATCTGTGCGCCTGCTCGGATCCACGGATCTGGAGCAGGATTTCCCAGCGATGAAGGGTTACGTGCTGCGCGCCCGCGAAATCACCGTTGCCCCCGGCGGCCAGATCGGCGTGCATCGCCATGAACGCCGCCCGGGTGTCGCCGTGATGCTGGAAGGGGAGATGACCGAGCGACGCGCCCCTGCTGCCCAGCCGAAGCCGCTCGCTCCAGGGGAGGTGGCCTTTGAAGCGGCCGGGGTGGTGCATTGGTGGCGCAACGAGACCGATGCCCCGGCGAAGGCGATCGTGATCGACATCGTGCCGAAGGATCTGCCCTGA
- a CDS encoding IS5 family transposase: protein MRGQRERSGSLFSYVSIEDRIPAGHPLRRIRKLADQALDRLNPTFCDLYAAEGRPSVPPEQLLLASLLQAFYGIRSERLLLEQLHYNLLFRWFVGLSPDDPIWHPTTFTKNRERLLNEQVMGKFLEKLMGAPEVKPLLSDEHFSVDGTLLQAWASHASLERIDGQDDPPPPPSGPGEGFGAPKPGKKRAKGDFRGIKLSNKTHRSGSDPDALLARKSNAHPAQPSYRGHVLMDNRHALIVDCKVTQATGTGERDAAKAMAADRPGAHQKTIGADKHYDTRGFVAEMRRIGVTPHVVQNTARSGGSAIDGRTTRHVGYAKSIHARRGIEKVFGWIKQWGGLRQFKLRGTEKVSAVFGLNVIAYNLIRLGNLLKPAMAAA, encoded by the coding sequence ATGCGAGGTCAACGGGAGCGCAGCGGCTCCCTGTTCTCCTACGTGTCGATTGAGGATCGGATCCCGGCCGGCCATCCGCTGCGGCGGATCCGCAAGCTGGCCGATCAGGCCCTCGATCGCCTCAATCCCACCTTCTGTGATCTGTACGCCGCAGAAGGCCGGCCATCAGTGCCGCCGGAGCAACTGCTGCTGGCCTCGTTGCTGCAGGCGTTCTACGGCATCCGCTCGGAGCGGTTGCTGCTCGAGCAGCTCCACTACAACCTGCTGTTCCGCTGGTTTGTGGGGCTGAGCCCAGATGATCCGATCTGGCATCCCACCACATTCACAAAAAACCGGGAGCGGCTGCTGAACGAGCAGGTGATGGGGAAGTTCCTGGAGAAGCTGATGGGTGCTCCGGAGGTCAAGCCGCTGCTCAGTGACGAGCACTTCTCCGTCGATGGCACCTTGCTGCAGGCCTGGGCCTCCCATGCCTCACTGGAGCGGATCGATGGGCAGGACGATCCGCCGCCACCGCCGTCAGGCCCTGGCGAGGGTTTTGGCGCTCCAAAGCCCGGCAAGAAGCGAGCGAAAGGGGATTTCCGAGGCATCAAGCTCAGCAACAAGACCCACCGCTCCGGCAGTGATCCCGACGCCTTGCTGGCCCGGAAATCCAACGCCCACCCGGCTCAACCGAGCTACCGGGGTCATGTGCTCATGGACAACCGCCATGCCCTGATCGTCGATTGCAAGGTCACGCAAGCCACGGGCACCGGGGAGCGGGATGCCGCCAAAGCCATGGCCGCGGATCGTCCCGGTGCCCACCAGAAAACCATCGGTGCCGACAAGCACTACGACACCAGGGGCTTTGTCGCCGAGATGCGCCGCATCGGCGTGACGCCGCACGTGGTGCAGAACACCGCCCGATCTGGTGGTTCCGCCATCGATGGCCGCACCACCCGCCACGTGGGCTACGCCAAGTCGATCCATGCCCGCCGCGGCATCGAGAAGGTGTTTGGCTGGATCAAACAGTGGGGAGGTCTGCGCCAGTTCAAGCTGCGCGGCACCGAGAAGGTGAGTGCGGTGTTCGGCCTGAATGTGATCGCCTACAACCTGATCCGCCTGGGCAACCTGCTCAAACCGGCGATGGCGGCGGCGTGA
- a CDS encoding polysaccharide deacetylase family protein — translation MTPDPLAVDLRGYGGAPPDPSWPGGARVAVSLVMNLEAGAELSLAYGDETNESLYDIVEPVAGAPNPALSSHFGYESRAGYWRIVRLLERFGVSCTVSAAGRTMDRAPWLGRDAAGRGYEVAAHGYRWERHAGMAVEREREVIAAAVEAIERACGTRPLGWHTKGAASPHTRQLLVEDFGFAYDSDAYDDDLPYLVSVAGREHVVLPYAFDTNDMRFMAGGTFVQGDDFASYCIAAYDWLAREGEHHPTMLSVGIHPRLIGRPGRIAGLERFLNHVAGTGSAWMARRIDIARHWRQRFGSGSPAPANTPQPGSL, via the coding sequence ATGACACCCGATCCCCTGGCGGTCGACCTGCGCGGCTATGGCGGCGCCCCGCCCGACCCGAGCTGGCCGGGCGGGGCGCGCGTGGCCGTGTCGCTGGTGATGAACCTTGAGGCCGGGGCCGAACTTTCCCTCGCCTACGGCGACGAGACCAACGAATCCTTGTACGACATCGTGGAGCCGGTGGCCGGGGCGCCCAATCCGGCACTCTCCTCCCATTTCGGCTACGAGAGCCGCGCCGGCTACTGGCGCATCGTGCGGCTGCTGGAGCGCTTCGGCGTGAGCTGCACCGTGAGTGCCGCGGGCCGAACCATGGATCGCGCTCCCTGGCTTGGCCGAGACGCCGCCGGGCGCGGCTACGAGGTGGCCGCCCATGGCTACCGCTGGGAGCGCCATGCCGGCATGGCGGTCGAGCGGGAACGGGAGGTGATCGCCGCTGCGGTGGAAGCGATCGAGCGGGCCTGCGGCACCCGGCCGCTTGGATGGCACACCAAGGGAGCTGCCTCACCCCACACCCGCCAACTGCTGGTGGAGGACTTCGGCTTTGCATACGACTCCGACGCCTACGACGACGACCTGCCCTATCTGGTGTCGGTGGCGGGCCGCGAGCACGTGGTGCTGCCCTATGCCTTCGACACCAACGACATGCGCTTCATGGCCGGCGGCACCTTCGTGCAGGGGGACGACTTCGCCAGCTACTGCATTGCGGCATACGACTGGCTGGCGCGGGAGGGCGAACACCACCCGACGATGCTCTCGGTGGGGATCCATCCGCGCCTGATCGGCCGCCCCGGCCGGATCGCCGGTCTGGAGCGGTTCCTGAACCATGTGGCAGGCACCGGCTCCGCCTGGATGGCCCGGCGGATCGACATCGCCCGCCATTGGCGTCAGCGCTTCGGCAGCGGCAGCCCAGCTCCAGCCAACACCCCTCAGCCTGGATCCCTTTAG
- a CDS encoding MFS transporter yields MTGSARPRSSDGSLRLAVFALMVVCFVDVMGQGLAFPIFDTLLLKSGSGFLPVATSRSQAELLYSIAIGTFFLTWLFGSIYVARLSDSIGRKRGILICLVGAFAGYALAAAAIPLRSYPLLVASRAITGFTAGTQPIAAAAMIDLARSEAESTRNLGLVNVGVSGGLVIGPIIGGVFSDPAILGPWASPTLPFMVGGGLCLVALVFVALSFRDARQALAPLRLSPLEVGQLLGRGLQRRAVRRVTAVFFPYMLCFMGFYVFAAASLTARFGYGTQAASLAMFLLGTGLALASGLLVEPLNARLSSGALLGWVALLLCAVIAAFVAVPSGPLALALLLPAGALHGIGYPTLLAAYSRSASAEEQGWVMGFSTAVFTLAAASVSFLGGELTASGPAAPFLFALACGAAAWLAIQTIWRPERWPGGAHP; encoded by the coding sequence ATGACCGGCTCCGCCAGGCCCAGGTCGTCAGACGGCTCCCTCAGGCTCGCCGTATTCGCCCTGATGGTGGTGTGCTTCGTGGATGTGATGGGCCAGGGGCTGGCCTTCCCGATCTTCGACACGCTGCTGCTGAAGAGCGGCTCCGGTTTTCTGCCGGTGGCAACCTCCCGATCCCAGGCGGAGCTGCTCTACAGCATCGCCATCGGCACGTTCTTCCTCACCTGGCTGTTCGGCTCGATCTATGTGGCCCGACTTTCCGACAGCATCGGCCGCAAACGGGGCATCCTGATCTGCCTGGTGGGAGCCTTCGCGGGGTACGCCCTGGCCGCGGCTGCCATCCCGCTGCGGAGCTACCCGCTCCTGGTGGCGTCCCGCGCCATCACCGGTTTCACTGCCGGCACCCAGCCGATCGCCGCCGCGGCGATGATCGACCTGGCGCGCAGCGAGGCGGAGAGCACCCGCAACCTCGGCCTGGTGAACGTGGGTGTGAGCGGCGGCCTGGTGATCGGGCCGATCATTGGCGGAGTGTTCTCCGATCCGGCGATCCTGGGGCCCTGGGCCTCCCCCACCCTGCCGTTCATGGTGGGCGGCGGGCTCTGCCTGGTGGCGCTGGTGTTTGTGGCGCTGAGCTTCCGCGATGCCCGCCAGGCCCTGGCGCCGCTGCGGCTCAGCCCACTGGAGGTGGGTCAGCTACTCGGCCGTGGCCTGCAGCGGCGCGCCGTGCGGCGGGTCACCGCCGTGTTCTTTCCCTACATGCTCTGCTTCATGGGGTTCTATGTATTCGCCGCCGCCAGCCTCACGGCACGCTTCGGCTACGGCACCCAGGCGGCCAGCCTGGCCATGTTCCTGCTCGGCACCGGCCTTGCCCTGGCCAGCGGCCTGCTGGTGGAGCCGCTCAACGCCCGCCTGTCGTCAGGCGCACTGCTGGGCTGGGTGGCGCTGCTGCTCTGCGCCGTGATCGCGGCCTTCGTGGCGGTGCCGTCCGGCCCGCTGGCCCTGGCGCTGCTACTGCCTGCCGGCGCCCTGCACGGCATCGGCTATCCCACCCTGCTGGCGGCCTACTCCCGCTCCGCCTCGGCCGAGGAGCAGGGCTGGGTGATGGGCTTCTCCACGGCGGTGTTCACCCTCGCCGCCGCGAGCGTGTCGTTCCTCGGTGGTGAGCTCACGGCCTCCGGGCCGGCGGCGCCGTTCCTGTTCGCCCTGGCGTGCGGAGCGGCGGCATGGCTGGCGATCCAGACGATCTGGCGGCCCGAGCGGTGGCCTGGAGGAGCCCATCCATGA
- a CDS encoding YbfB/YjiJ family MFS transporter: MAWPRGSGSRIFAGACAIALGLGVVRFDFEALGRQMLESDWVEPWAIGRLAGLNLAGYVLGSIHQTQIRGARQLSRVLVLALGVIVASLWLEALGV; encoded by the coding sequence ATGGCCTGGCCGCGGGGGAGTGGATCTCGGATCTTCGCTGGCGCCTGTGCCATTGCGCTCGGACTGGGAGTGGTGCGGTTCGACTTCGAGGCTCTGGGTCGCCAGATGCTGGAGTCTGACTGGGTGGAGCCATGGGCCATCGGGCGGCTGGCCGGACTCAACCTCGCCGGCTACGTGCTGGGATCCATCCACCAGACCCAGATCCGTGGTGCCCGTCAGCTCAGCCGCGTGTTGGTTCTGGCCCTTGGGGTGATCGTGGCTTCCCTCTGGCTGGAGGCCCTGGGAGTGTGA
- a CDS encoding LuxR C-terminal-related transcriptional regulator produces MAEGCSNREIAGRLTIAEVTARDHMQNILRKLRVDNRTAAVLAGVREGYLHWTNT; encoded by the coding sequence GTGGCGGAGGGCTGCTCCAACCGGGAGATCGCGGGCCGGCTCACGATCGCCGAGGTCACGGCCCGCGACCACATGCAAAACATCCTACGCAAGCTGCGGGTGGACAACCGCACCGCCGCCGTGCTGGCGGGGGTGCGCGAGGGCTACCTGCACTGGACGAACACCTGA
- a CDS encoding glutamate carboxypeptidase has translation MLRPLAVLLALHVAQPVAAQLPQAPAADRTLQRQSQARIEPFLAELGSLVAIDSGSDRPQGLDRMATHLEQRLQGLGARVERHPARPAAGDTLVARLEGRGDRGILLMVHYDTVFPDGEAGRRPFRIEAGRATGPGVADAKGGVVMILQALELLRTRNGNDHTPITVLFNPDEEIGSPGSAPLIAELARRHAVVLSFEPSPQNGVIDATKGIAFLSLAVRGRAAHAGADPASGRNAAVELAHQIVALQNLGDPARGTTVNWTVLRSGERPNVIPAEATATADLRYSDPLELERVRQQGERTISRRHIPDTTASLTLTPRRPPFPPNPATQALVLRAQAIFRELQLPLPAIAMGFGTDAGHAFQSGSSCPAVLEGLGVVGGDLHSPAEWMDLGSLPARLYLVVRLLETLPSSGCGPS, from the coding sequence ATGCTGAGACCCCTGGCAGTTCTGCTGGCCCTGCACGTTGCTCAGCCGGTGGCGGCGCAGTTGCCCCAGGCTCCCGCAGCGGATCGAACCTTGCAGCGGCAGAGCCAGGCGCGGATCGAGCCCTTCCTGGCCGAGCTGGGCAGCCTGGTGGCGATCGACAGCGGCAGCGACCGGCCTCAGGGTCTGGACCGGATGGCCACCCACCTGGAGCAGCGGCTGCAGGGGCTCGGGGCCAGGGTGGAGCGGCACCCGGCCAGGCCCGCCGCCGGCGACACCCTGGTGGCGCGCCTCGAGGGGCGCGGCGATCGGGGCATCCTGCTGATGGTCCACTACGACACGGTCTTCCCGGACGGCGAGGCGGGACGGCGCCCATTCCGGATCGAGGCGGGCCGCGCCACGGGGCCGGGGGTGGCGGATGCCAAGGGCGGGGTGGTGATGATCCTGCAGGCGCTGGAGCTGCTCAGAACGCGCAACGGCAACGACCACACTCCGATCACGGTGCTGTTCAACCCCGACGAGGAGATAGGCTCACCGGGATCGGCGCCGCTGATTGCCGAGCTGGCCCGCCGCCACGCGGTGGTGCTTTCGTTCGAGCCGAGCCCGCAGAACGGCGTGATCGATGCCACCAAGGGCATCGCCTTCCTCAGCCTCGCGGTACGGGGCCGAGCGGCCCACGCCGGTGCCGATCCGGCCAGCGGCCGTAACGCGGCCGTGGAGCTGGCCCACCAGATTGTGGCCCTGCAGAACCTGGGCGACCCGGCCCGGGGCACCACGGTGAACTGGACGGTGCTGCGCAGCGGTGAGCGTCCCAACGTGATCCCCGCCGAAGCCACCGCCACCGCCGACCTGCGCTATAGTGATCCGTTGGAACTGGAGCGGGTGCGCCAGCAGGGGGAGCGAACCATCAGTCGCCGTCACATCCCCGACACCACCGCCAGCCTGACCCTCACGCCGCGGCGGCCGCCCTTCCCGCCCAATCCGGCAACCCAGGCGCTGGTACTGCGGGCCCAGGCGATCTTCCGCGAGCTGCAGCTGCCCCTCCCGGCGATCGCGATGGGGTTCGGCACCGATGCCGGCCATGCGTTCCAGAGCGGCAGCAGCTGCCCCGCCGTGCTCGAGGGCCTGGGCGTGGTGGGGGGCGACCTGCACAGCCCGGCCGAGTGGATGGATCTCGGCAGCCTGCCTGCGCGCCTCTATCTGGTGGTGCGGCTGCTGGAGACGCTGCCCAGCAGCGGCTGCGGGCCTTCGTGA
- a CDS encoding GMC oxidoreductase, which produces MPVAQWDDIVIGSGLTGACVARTLADAGRQVLMVERGQPVSEPAGSHLRNRSDYRKDPDGWFGTVDRYVTYLDSDADDPALPGAYTSSIVGGSGILWTNNCPRATAGLDQPDHLQEREWEEAYRQAEIYLDVRREEFADSRRASVIRAALQDTLSEQGRSLCHLPLAGRRLGPETIHYSAPADVLAAGSRRVTRLDGSAERLELNGNQVSGVWVGETLHTTHHVVLATGAVDAPLMLWRSGIANPALGRHLSFHPVLATQVVLDEGSIAVSENDPLPRLGIPATPSHPWFVMVLRDTNPLPVDPSDLAVPPHRLVEIQAFGPIDPHPDNRMWLDGSGAVHFDVPIRPTDQERLNAIESDVMGLVQGLGRLRRGCEPRWSPPGTAHLMGSCRMGAEDGTSVTNQNGTLHGFEGVDIAGNAVIPTRLLVNPTLTSLALAIHGQRARLS; this is translated from the coding sequence ATGCCCGTGGCGCAATGGGACGACATCGTCATCGGGAGTGGGCTCACCGGCGCCTGTGTGGCCCGCACGCTCGCTGATGCCGGTCGCCAGGTGTTGATGGTCGAGCGTGGCCAGCCTGTGAGCGAACCAGCAGGCTCCCACCTGCGCAACCGGAGTGATTACCGCAAGGATCCTGACGGATGGTTCGGGACGGTCGACCGCTATGTGACCTATCTCGATTCGGATGCTGACGATCCTGCCCTGCCGGGGGCCTACACCTCCTCGATCGTGGGTGGCAGTGGCATCCTCTGGACCAACAACTGCCCCAGGGCCACAGCCGGCCTGGACCAGCCTGATCACCTGCAGGAGCGCGAGTGGGAGGAGGCCTACCGGCAAGCGGAGATCTACCTCGATGTACGCCGGGAGGAGTTTGCCGACAGCCGCCGTGCCTCCGTCATCCGTGCGGCCCTGCAAGACACCCTGTCGGAACAGGGGCGGAGCCTCTGCCATCTGCCTCTGGCCGGGCGGAGACTGGGGCCCGAAACCATCCACTACAGCGCCCCCGCAGACGTGCTCGCCGCGGGCTCCCGGAGGGTGACACGCCTGGATGGCTCAGCCGAACGTCTTGAGCTGAACGGGAATCAGGTGAGCGGAGTGTGGGTGGGGGAAACCCTGCACACCACGCACCACGTGGTGCTGGCCACGGGAGCCGTGGATGCCCCCTTGATGCTCTGGCGATCCGGAATTGCGAACCCTGCGCTCGGACGCCATCTCTCCTTCCACCCCGTCCTCGCGACCCAGGTCGTCCTTGATGAGGGCTCGATCGCTGTGTCCGAGAACGACCCCCTGCCACGCCTTGGGATCCCTGCCACCCCGAGCCACCCCTGGTTTGTGATGGTGCTGCGCGACACGAATCCCCTCCCCGTCGATCCATCTGATCTTGCGGTGCCTCCCCATCGCCTGGTGGAGATCCAGGCGTTCGGTCCGATCGATCCCCACCCCGACAACCGCATGTGGCTGGACGGCAGCGGTGCTGTGCACTTCGACGTGCCGATCAGGCCCACTGATCAGGAACGGCTGAACGCCATCGAAAGCGATGTGATGGGGTTGGTGCAGGGTCTCGGTCGCCTGCGGCGCGGCTGTGAGCCCCGCTGGTCTCCCCCCGGCACCGCCCACCTGATGGGGAGCTGCAGGATGGGCGCTGAGGACGGCACGTCCGTCACCAACCAGAACGGCACGTTGCATGGTTTCGAGGGTGTCGACATCGCCGGCAATGCCGTGATTCCGACGCGGCTTCTGGTGAACCCCACCCTCACCTCCCTGGCCCTGGCCATCCATGGTCAGCGTGCACGCCTGAGCTAG
- a CDS encoding sigma-70 family RNA polymerase sigma factor, with protein MAAVPGLALQGLTGSRRRRGTALVRGAYCGAEQQAQGRRQGVWLPPGGITRPWDWRRNRRSPGAVAPSVPPPRSSASPPRPQLQLLIVTGPTQTLRRARGRCPSCTLQLVLSFPPSRPRRQRRIHPRATAHALALEHLDLADKIAGNFARRTFHPFDDLRQLGVIGLLKAADRFDPSSGRPFRPYARTFANGEIPITCGITALPSRCRLPGAICTPAGRSSRCMPVHPPAFRQ; from the coding sequence ATGGCCGCTGTGCCTGGACTCGCCCTGCAGGGTCTGACAGGCAGCCGCCGTCGGCGTGGCACGGCCCTGGTCCGTGGCGCCTATTGCGGAGCAGAGCAGCAGGCCCAGGGCCGCCGTCAAGGTGTGTGGTTGCCCCCTGGTGGGATCACCCGTCCATGGGATTGGCGTCGAAACCGGCGCTCTCCTGGTGCAGTTGCTCCGTCAGTGCCGCCTCCCCGGTCATCAGCCTCGCCGCCCAGGCCTCAGCTCCAGCTGCTGATCGTCACCGGCCCAACTCAGACCCTGCGCCGAGCCCGGGGTCGCTGCCCTTCCTGCACCCTGCAGCTGGTGCTCTCCTTCCCGCCATCACGGCCCCGGCGGCAGCGACGCATCCACCCCCGCGCCACGGCGCACGCCCTCGCGCTGGAGCACCTGGACCTTGCAGACAAGATCGCCGGCAACTTCGCCCGCCGCACCTTCCATCCCTTCGACGATCTTCGCCAGCTCGGCGTGATCGGTCTGCTCAAGGCCGCAGATCGCTTTGACCCCAGCTCCGGCCGCCCCTTCCGCCCCTACGCCCGCACCTTCGCCAACGGTGAGATCCCCATTACCTGCGGGATCACGGCTTTGCCCTCAAGGTGCCGCCTTCCTGGCGCGATCTGCACGCCAGCGGGCAGATCTTCACGCTGCATGCCGGTTCATCCGCCAGCTTTTCGCCAGTGA